One part of the Humulus lupulus chromosome 9, drHumLupu1.1, whole genome shotgun sequence genome encodes these proteins:
- the LOC133799583 gene encoding protein MOR1-like — translation MSTYLFFVGNVSCTSLSNLHVWFDSEFGAKVVPPKRILKMLPELFDHQDQNIGKDPVKSILFEKMRDTMKRELEAELVNVTGAARPCHKIRSEQDKEPEKEVVSEVVGAGPSEESTSDEMLEIDEYELVDPVDILAPLKKSGFWDGVKATKWSERKEADAELTKLASTKRIAPGDFSEIYRTLKKLITDVNIAVAVEAIQAIGNLARGLRTNFSASSRFLLSVLLEKLKEKKPASTDALNQSLQEMHTAGCLSLADIVEGGNFDFAQTVMDVVYCRY, via the exons ATGTCTACATATCTTTTCTTTGTGGGAAATGTTTCTTGTACTTCTTTATCTAATCTGCATGTTTGGTTTGATAGTGAGTTTGGAGCAAAAGTTGTGCCTCCAAAGAGGATATTAAAGATGTTGCCTGAGCTATTTGACCATCAAGATCAAAAT ATTGGAAAGGACCCTGTAAAATCAATATTATTTGAGAAAATGAGGGACACAATG aaAAGAGAATTGGAAGCCGAGCTGGTGAATGTAACAGGGGCAGCTAGGCCATGTCACAAAATAAG GTCTGAGCAAGACAAGGAGCCAGAAAAGGAGGTTGTATCTGAAGTTGTGGGTGCTGGCCCATCTGAGGAATCTACATCTGATG AGATGTTG GAAATAGATGAGTATGAGCTCGTTGATCCGGTTGATATATTGGCTCCTTTAAAGAAGTCTGGATTTTGGGATGGAGTG AAAGCAACCAAGTGGTCAGAACGGAAAGAGGCTGATGCAGAGCTAACCAAGCTTGCTTCAACAAAAAGAATAGCACCCGGTGATTTCTCAGAAATCTATCGGACACTAAAAAAG CTCATAACAGATGTTAATATCGCTGTAGCAGTTGAGGCAATTCAAGCTATTGGCAATCTTGCTCGGGGTTTAAGAACTAATTTCTCTGCAAGTTCACGCTTCCTATTGTCAGTTTTGCTG gaaaAATTGAAAGAGAAAAAACCTGCCTCTACTGATGCACTAAATCAAAGTCTTCAGGAAATGCATACAGCTGGGTGCTTAAGTCTAGCTGACATTGTGGAAG GTGGTAATTTTGATTTTGCCCAAACTGTAATGGATGTTGTCTATTGCCGATATTAA